The genomic segment AGGCAAGTAAGTCACTGTCCTCGGTAATAACAGCAGCAATCCCCCCTTGTTCCAGTTCAAGGCTGGATAGATATGCTAGCTGAGCATCAGCCTCATATGGAGCTACGATAAACTCCACGTTTTCTGATTTCAGAACCTGAAAATATGTTAGGGCCCTAGAAAAGattcataatttaattaaaaagtataCTCGGttgattaaaaaaacttaataccTGAATCAATTGATGAGCCATGGATGATGTTACACTAACTGCTCTCTGCATGTATTATAATAGGGATTAGCTCACACAATATCCTAATCTCTACAAAAATCTACAAAAAGATATAAACACAGAAAGAATGCCAAACTAGACCTGAGATTCAAGAGGATTAGTTCTATGTTCGAAGAATGTAATGACACTGGTTCAAGTTTTAGAGTCTAGAGTCTAGACACAAAAAACTATGCGATGATAAAATGTATTCCTAGTAAAGAAGATAAATCCTGGAGCTTTCAGAAGCTAATTAGAAGAGTGAAAGAAACTCTTAAAGCCATTGGAGTGAGAAAAAAGCTCGATCGCTGCTAAACAAGCAGTGATGGTTACTCCAAAGGCGAACAGTTACATAGATCTTAAACCATTGAAATGAGCAGAACGACGAACCTGGAAAAACTCAACAGCTGCTCCAACATTCCCTTCTTTAAGCTTCGCCATTGCAGCATCAAAGTTTGCCTTTCGCTTCCTGATAATAAAAAACAGAACAGAGCGTTGAATGAAAAAAATAGTCTTCTTAGGAGCTAGAGAAGATGTgataaaacagagagagagagagagagagagagagagagttgcctTTGGCGTTCGTCGCCAGTGGCAGCCTTGCAGGGCATACGACCACCATCAAGAACAACGACTGGGGTAATCTCATAGTGTTGAAGGAGATTGATTCTGTCCATGAAGTAATCAATGTATCTCAGCTTTTTCTTCCCATCAGTGTCTAAACACAGCTCCATACTGCATGAGTACGCTGTGAAACAAAAAGTTCAACATCAAGTCATGAAACAAAAATGTGATGATTGATTTCATCTTTCATTCTTCAGCTCAGAATCTAATTCGAAAACAGGTTTCTTGGCTTTGATTGCAATTAAACGGTTTAGTAACAACAAATGAATTGTTTTCTTCAAAATTAAGAGCGCATGAAGCTTACCTCCTTTGTGTAGCCATGAATACGCATCGATTCCCACCTGGAAAATACGAAATTGTGTAAGCTCATTACTTCAAaagacttgatttttttttatggagATTTACccagaaatgttttttttttttttgaaaaagactTACCCAGAAATGTTTTAAAAGAACAAAAGCATAAAGTAAAGAGAATGGGATAAGTTGGTGTTACTCGTGTTCCTGCGTATTTCTGGATGTGAATGGGAAGAATGTAAGGTTTCATGAATCTGAGAAGATCCTTTATCCCCATTTTCTCCTGCTTTTAGCTCTCTTATCTTCTTGCTCTGCCTCTCTCTTTTATTAGGGTTCTTTTGGTTTTGTCctaaatgttttttcttttgtcgtcTCGCTTCCGAGAGAGAGTGAGTgtataaaaaaaagtattaatagaaaaaaaaaagtaaattataaagtttttaagGGCGCGAAAAAGACATGGCGGGAGTTAATTAAACAGAACAGACTCCACGTCAGCATTATAAGCAGCGCCTGTTCAGCTGTATCAATGGCGTTCTAATTGGTTGAAGGGAAACTATCTTGCGTTCTGCCCACACAGTGTTCAAGTCAATTTGCTAGGGAGGATACGAGTCATAAGAGTAACATTTTCATCAGTTTCTTTAGGCTTCTtaaagagaagaagattgtCTTACCTCAATACAAATGTAAACACATTCAAGAATGTGATAAATCTATTCGACCATTTCGTTAGCTTatcaaagaaaaatcaaatgGCTCGAAATTGGATTTAATCAAAACCATCACAAACATATAAAAGATCCAAACCTAGAGTTGTTtgacataaaacaaaaacatcctTGCAAAATCTCGGGGGTATTAGAGTTTGCTGAAAAAACAAGTGATACATAAAAAGATCCAAACAGAGAAGAGCAAAGCGATTGGATATAACTAGTAGCGGCCAATACCCCAAACTCGGATAACTCCATCGGTATAACCACTGAACAACGTGCTTCCATCCGCACTCCAGTTCAGGCTGGTGCAGTAAATTACCTATCCACATCAACAAACAAAGCCATTACAATGTAAACTCATGAATAGACAAAACATTCAAACACTGACCTAAGCAATCTAGTTATAAATTCCAACAAGATAAAATCTTTATAGACGAATAAAACTCAATTGTTGCACAGATTTCACATTCACATATTGATTCACAGGTTTGACTTGAAACAAGAATAGAAAACCacaaaaaaatgtatcattTGTTTGCATTTCAATAGATCAATCCACTAAAACCATATCAATGACTTTGACATTTGCTATTAACAGACGCTATACAAGTGTAAATGCTACCAACAAGTAACAGTATTACTTGAATCATCATCAGGTATTATCTAAAACAATCTAGACAACTACCGAAACATGAGGAAGTATGTCTGTACCTTCCTTTTGTTGCCAGCAGTACCACTTCCATCAGACTTCTCAGCCTCAGCCTTCAAATCAACCTTCAAGTCCTCAACAACACTCTTGCTCTCAAGATCCCAAATCTTAATACCCTGCTCAGTCGCAGCACAGAGCCAGTACCTATTAGGGCTAAAGCAGAGCGCGTGGATCACAGAGTTGGCTTCAAGAGAGTAAAGCTTCTTCCCCTCAGCCAAATCCCACAGCAACACCACACCGTCTTTCCCACCACTCGCGCACAGAGAACCATCAGGCGAAACAGCAACAGTGTTCACATACCCACCGTGACCCGCAAGAGTCGACCTGAGCTTACAGTTCGCCAAGTTCCAAACTTTCACGGTCTTGTCCCACGACGCCGACACAATCGTCGGCTGGAGAGTGTTGGGACTGAACCTAACGCAGCTGACCCAGTCGCCGTGCCCCTCGCCGCCTCCTTCCGCGATGGTGTACTTACACTCACCTAGAGTGTTCCACAGCTTGATCGTGCGGTCGCGAGAGGCCGACACGATCTGACGGTTGTCGAGGGAGAACGCCACGGAGAGAACGTCCTTGGTGTGTCCGACGAACCGGCGAGTCGACACGCCGGCGGCGAGGTCCCAGAGACGGAGCTCGCCGTCCCAGCTTCCGGAGAGAGCGAACTGGCCGTCGGAGGAGAGGACGACGTCCTCGACGAAGTGTGAGTGGCCGGTGAGGCGCCTCTGGGCGACGCCGTAGGACTTGTCGTCTTTGGTGAGTTTCCAGAGGATGATGGATTTGTCGCGGGACGAGGAGACGATGATGTCTGAGTTGTCGATCGGGGTGGCGATCGCGGTGACCATGTCGGTGTGAGCACGCATGGTGCCTTTCAGAACGAGTCCTTCCGCCATTGTTGGTGTCTGGGAACTAGGGTTTTTCGAGGGAGGCGGAAATGCGAAGGAGAAAACGTGACGATAGAGGTGGCGGCAATTTATATTAGAGACAACAAAAATGGATTAGGGTTGGTTTCTACACTTGGGCCTAATGGGTCTCTGAACGTCTCTGTGTCTCAGTCCATGTTTACTGGCATTTGAGTATGTGAATACGTAGGCCTGCGTTTCTTCGGTTATAGTTCAGGCGGTTAGTTCAGAATTTGGTTAGTCTGGATCGGTCGAAATTTGACCAATAGACCGAAAAAGTTCGAttagtttgatttggttttaaatcaaagattttggtttttgaattAGTTCGATTAAAATCTTGATGTAAGTTAAATAGAAAATTCTGAAACTTTTggtttgttcattttttttaattcatgatTTTGGTTAGGTCGTTTAGAAGTTCGGTTAAACTTGATactgtttgttttctttaaaccaaactaattaATTACCAAACTAAACCGAATTGAAAAccgatattttctttttttaagttgCTGAACCGAACTTTTGTACCGAAAATCGACGGTTAGGCAAGTTTGGTTCCACAATTGGCTTCCATTTTGGTATAAATTTACAGTTTGGTGGATCGGATCAATCCTCTGACGCGCTTCTTCTCCTTCGCGATAAAACCTAAGAAAGATTCCCCTTTCCTTCAATCCAGCATCCGCCATGGGTATGGTTTTCTCGAGCTCTCTCCTATTTGTTTTTTCGATTTCTCGTCTTTTATGTGCGCTTACGGCTTGTGTAGGCTCGATATAATCGTCTGTCTATTTTGGGTATATGTTTAATCTTACTTTGAGCTGATGGATTCGTTGTTCTTGAAGTTGATTTTGAAACCTGGAAGTAGAATTATAGGCGTGAGAAGTAGTAATCGGATTTAGGGTTTAGCTGATTGGTTTCACTTTAATCTATAATCTGAATGAATTTTGGCCCTCAATAGTTAGGGAATGATTCAATCTGAAATCAGAACTATCTAGTATAGTTTGTGTAGCATGAGATGTAGCAAGGATGTAGCCGATGGTTTGTAAAAGCTCACATGCAACTTGTTTGACATGCTGAGATCTTGAGATCCCTGCATTACAGCTCAGATGGTTATCTTGTCTCTTATATCTTTTTACTAACTATGTAGATCTTGAGGCTGACATCCGGGCATTACAGCTTGATTCGGCAGGTAATTTCTGAAGATAACAAGCTCGACAATCTTTTTTCTTacttcaataatactaatttttGGGTGATAATATGCAGAAGAAAACAACGGAGTTGTCGTTTCTGAAGATC from the Raphanus sativus cultivar WK10039 unplaced genomic scaffold, ASM80110v3 Scaffold3234, whole genome shotgun sequence genome contains:
- the LOC130506433 gene encoding exonuclease 1-like, yielding MGIKDLLRFMKPYILPIHIQKYAGTRVGIDAYSWLHKGAYSCSMELCLDTDGKKKLRYIDYFMDRINLLQHYEITPVVVLDGGRMPCKAATGDERQRKRKANFDAAMAKLKEGNVGAAVEFFQRAVSVTSSMAHQLIQVLKSENVEFIVAPYEADAQLAYLSSLELEQGGIAAVITEDSDLLAYGCKAVIFKMDRYGKGEELILDNVFQAVDQKPSFQNFDQELFTAMCVLAGCDFLPSVPGVGISRAHGFISKYQSVERVLSVLKTKKGKLVPDDYSNSLMEAVSVFQYARVYDFHAKKLKHLKPLSQNLVNLSVEELEFLGPDLSPSVAAAIAEGNVDPITMEAFNRFSVSERQPKKPVP
- the LOC130506434 gene encoding receptor for activated C kinase 1A-like, which codes for MAEGLVLKGTMRAHTDMVTAIATPIDNSDIIVSSSRDKSIILWKLTKDDKSYGVAQRRLTGHSHFVEDVVLSSDGQFALSGSWDGELRLWDLAAGVSTRRFVGHTKDVLSVAFSLDNRQIVSASRDRTIKLWNTLGECKYTIAEGGGEGHGDWVSCVRFSPNTLQPTIVSASWDKTVKVWNLANCKLRSTLAGHGGYVNTVAVSPDGSLCASGGKDGVVLLWDLAEGKKLYSLEANSVIHALCFSPNRYWLCAATEQGIKIWDLESKSVVEDLKVDLKAEAEKSDGSGTAGNKRKVIYCTSLNWSADGSTLFSGYTDGVIRVWGIGRY